A portion of the Syntrophales bacterium genome contains these proteins:
- the pssA gene encoding CDP-diacylglycerol--serine O-phosphatidyltransferase produces the protein MSEKTGRMRDGMKKGIYVLPNLFTTASMLCGFYSVVVSTHGHFETAAWAIMAALVLDGLDGRIARMTNTTSKFGAEYDSLADLVAFGVAPSILAYTWSLHAFGKWGWLAAFLFVTCGALRLARFNIQIGIIESKVFNGLPIPGAASVIATGVLLYHYMGFQGLFPNTGVLVGVICLSLFMVSSIKYYSFKDLNFFARKPFISFVLIVFILVIIVAEPQIMVFTFFAGYSLSGPAWLLYKLIRRAIYGAEGKNSAGHADTHPMTKK, from the coding sequence GTGAGCGAGAAAACCGGTCGCATGCGCGACGGCATGAAGAAGGGAATCTACGTTCTTCCGAACCTCTTTACGACGGCCAGCATGCTGTGCGGCTTCTACTCGGTGGTGGTCTCGACCCACGGCCATTTCGAGACGGCCGCCTGGGCGATCATGGCAGCCCTCGTCCTGGACGGCCTGGACGGCCGGATCGCCCGGATGACAAACACGACCAGCAAGTTCGGGGCCGAGTACGATTCCCTGGCGGACCTGGTGGCCTTCGGGGTTGCACCGTCCATCCTGGCCTATACCTGGTCGCTTCACGCCTTCGGCAAGTGGGGATGGCTGGCGGCCTTCCTGTTCGTCACCTGCGGGGCCTTGCGGCTCGCCCGGTTCAATATCCAGATCGGCATCATCGAGAGCAAGGTGTTCAACGGGCTGCCGATTCCGGGGGCGGCATCCGTGATCGCCACAGGGGTTCTCCTCTACCATTACATGGGCTTCCAGGGGTTGTTCCCCAATACGGGGGTACTGGTCGGCGTCATCTGCCTGTCGCTGTTCATGGTGAGCAGCATCAAGTACTACAGCTTCAAGGATCTGAATTTCTTCGCCCGGAAGCCGTTCATATCCTTCGTGCTCATTGTATTCATCCTGGTCATCATCGTTGCGGAGCCCCAGATCATGGTGTTCACGTTCTTTGCCGGGTATAGCCTCTCCGGTCCGGCCTGGCTGCTCTACAAGCTGATCCGGAGGGCGATTTACGGCGCAGAGGGAAAGAATTCGGCCGGTCATGCCGATACGCATCCTATGACCAAGAAGTAA
- the tsaB gene encoding tRNA (adenosine(37)-N6)-threonylcarbamoyltransferase complex dimerization subunit type 1 TsaB — MHILALDTATKTVSAALLEDERILAEGYADLDRHHATSVLPFVQSILDLAGVDVGKIDLLAGTGGPGSFTGLRIGAGTLKGLALATGKPIVPVSTLETLAVNAAGCGIPVCPLLDARKGQVYGGLYRFAGNGVPCSVIPDATINLSDLLEKIHESVLFLGEGAVVYGETIREGLGEKACFAPPPLNGIRASAVGWLALHHYREGRSADPLTFIPAYLRKSEAETSG, encoded by the coding sequence CAAAACGGTCTCTGCGGCCCTCCTGGAGGATGAGCGGATCCTTGCGGAGGGGTATGCGGACCTGGACCGTCATCACGCCACCTCCGTCCTTCCTTTCGTACAATCCATCCTCGACCTGGCGGGCGTTGACGTCGGGAAGATCGACCTCCTGGCCGGGACGGGCGGGCCCGGTTCGTTCACGGGGCTCCGCATCGGCGCCGGGACCCTCAAGGGGCTGGCCCTGGCCACGGGGAAACCGATCGTACCGGTCTCAACCCTGGAGACTCTGGCCGTGAATGCCGCCGGATGCGGGATTCCCGTCTGTCCGCTCCTCGACGCCCGGAAGGGACAGGTCTACGGAGGCCTCTACCGCTTTGCCGGGAACGGGGTTCCCTGCTCCGTCATTCCGGACGCTACCATAAACCTGTCGGATCTCCTTGAAAAGATTCACGAGTCGGTTCTCTTCCTGGGAGAGGGGGCCGTCGTCTACGGGGAAACGATTCGGGAGGGACTCGGGGAAAAGGCGTGCTTCGCCCCGCCCCCGTTAAACGGCATCCGGGCCTCCGCAGTGGGCTGGCTGGCGCTTCATCATTACCGGGAAGGGCGGTCTGCCGACCCCCTCACGTTCATCCCCGCCTACCTGCGGAAATCCGAGGCCGAGACAAGTGGGTAA
- a CDS encoding phosphatidylserine decarboxylase family protein, protein MSRNSIIVPEGIPFIAIPAFFALTSWFAGYPVSATILALITLFVLWFFRNPERKTPDAAGLVISPADGKVIFIGEAEEADILQGRARKISIFMNVFNVHVNRAPCSGTVEQIRYYKGKFLVASLDKASSDNERNAVLIRTEDGKKILTIQIAGLVARRIVCWLNEGMTVTRGERFGLIRFGSRLDVFLPLESTISVKVGDVTRAGETPLGVLP, encoded by the coding sequence ATGAGCCGAAACAGCATCATCGTACCGGAAGGCATCCCTTTCATCGCCATCCCAGCCTTCTTCGCGCTGACCTCCTGGTTTGCCGGCTATCCCGTCTCCGCGACGATCCTGGCGCTCATCACCCTTTTCGTGCTCTGGTTTTTCCGGAATCCCGAGAGAAAAACACCGGATGCGGCGGGCCTTGTCATTTCCCCCGCCGACGGGAAAGTCATCTTCATCGGCGAGGCGGAAGAGGCGGATATCCTGCAGGGAAGGGCCAGGAAGATCTCCATTTTCATGAATGTCTTCAACGTCCACGTGAACCGCGCACCCTGCTCTGGGACGGTGGAGCAGATCCGCTACTACAAGGGAAAGTTTCTCGTGGCGAGCCTGGACAAGGCGTCGTCCGACAACGAGCGCAACGCCGTCCTGATCCGGACGGAAGACGGAAAGAAGATCCTGACGATTCAGATCGCCGGGCTGGTGGCCAGGAGGATCGTCTGCTGGCTGAACGAGGGCATGACCGTAACCCGGGGCGAGCGATTCGGGCTCATCCGATTCGGTTCGCGCCTGGATGTCTTCCTGCCCCTGGAGTCCACGATCTCCGTTAAGGTCGGAGACGTGACCCGGGCCGGGGAGACCCCCCTGGGGGTGCTTCCGTGA